A genomic region of Photobacterium swingsii contains the following coding sequences:
- the fliS gene encoding flagellar export chaperone FliS, with translation MRGSLQAYKRVSVDSQLTSATPHRVVQMLMAGAIERLIQGKAAMQQGSIAVKGERLGKAMDIVISLRGCLSMEDGGEIATNLDSLYDFMIHQISTANQNNEPEKLDDVVDILREIKSAWDQIPTEFHSMTQLDI, from the coding sequence ATGAGAGGCTCTCTTCAGGCTTATAAACGTGTATCCGTTGATAGCCAACTAACATCAGCAACACCACACCGTGTGGTGCAAATGTTAATGGCTGGTGCTATTGAGCGTTTGATTCAAGGTAAAGCAGCAATGCAACAAGGCTCGATTGCTGTGAAAGGTGAGCGTCTTGGCAAAGCAATGGACATCGTAATTAGCTTGCGTGGTTGTTTATCAATGGAAGATGGTGGTGAGATTGCGACCAACCTTGATTCACTGTATGACTTTATGATTCATCAGATTTCCACCGCCAATCAAAACAACGAACCAGAGAAACTGGATGACGTTGTTGATATCCTTCGTGAAATTAAATCTGCTTGGGATCAGATCCCAACTGAATTTCACTCTATGACACAGCTTGATATTTAA
- a CDS encoding sigma-54-dependent transcriptional regulator, producing MNTSRVLVVEDDEGLREALVDTLALAGYQWVEADSAEQALLLLKSESVDIVVSDVQMAGMDGLGLLRNIKQHWPKIPVLLMTAYANIEDAVAAMKEGAIDYMAKPFAPEVLLNMVSRYAPVKTESSHAIAADERSLKLLALADKVAKTDASVMVLGPSGSGKEVMSRYIHQQSHRNTKPFVAINCAAIPDNMLEATLFGYEKGAFTGAIQACPGKFEQAQGGTILLDEISEMDLNLQAKLLRVLQEREVERLGSRKSIKLDVRVLATSNRDLKQYVSEGNFREDLYYRLNVFPLVWPALAERAGDILPLATHLLERHCVKQGSVVPSLTAQAQQKLLGYNWPGNVRELDNVIQRAMILANGPQIDADAILLESLDWLDACSIQPTYDNATAPSVAPVAQATSANGVSHSNNNSREGLGNELREQEFAIILDTIHACEGRRKDVAEQLGISPRTLRYKLAKMRDAGIEIPL from the coding sequence ATGAACACAAGCCGAGTCTTAGTTGTAGAAGATGATGAAGGTCTGCGTGAAGCACTCGTTGATACCTTGGCCCTTGCTGGCTATCAGTGGGTAGAGGCGGACAGCGCTGAGCAAGCACTTTTGTTATTGAAATCTGAGTCGGTCGATATTGTGGTTTCAGATGTACAGATGGCAGGCATGGATGGCTTAGGGCTGTTGCGTAATATAAAACAGCATTGGCCTAAAATCCCAGTATTGCTAATGACGGCGTACGCCAATATTGAAGATGCAGTGGCTGCAATGAAAGAAGGGGCTATTGATTATATGGCCAAGCCATTTGCCCCTGAAGTGTTGCTTAATATGGTTAGCCGCTACGCACCCGTTAAAACAGAAAGTAGTCATGCAATTGCGGCTGATGAAAGAAGCTTAAAACTACTGGCACTTGCCGATAAAGTGGCGAAAACCGATGCCAGCGTGATGGTACTTGGTCCGAGTGGTTCAGGTAAAGAGGTGATGTCTCGTTATATTCATCAGCAATCCCATCGCAATACCAAGCCATTTGTTGCTATCAACTGCGCCGCTATTCCTGACAACATGTTGGAAGCGACCCTATTCGGTTATGAAAAAGGGGCGTTCACGGGAGCGATTCAGGCTTGTCCGGGGAAGTTTGAACAGGCACAAGGCGGAACGATCTTGCTGGATGAAATCAGTGAGATGGATCTGAATCTTCAAGCCAAATTGCTGCGAGTACTGCAAGAGCGTGAAGTTGAACGTTTAGGTAGCCGTAAGAGCATCAAGTTAGATGTACGTGTATTGGCCACCAGTAACCGTGATTTAAAACAGTATGTATCGGAAGGTAATTTCCGTGAAGACTTATATTATCGCTTAAATGTTTTCCCATTGGTGTGGCCAGCGTTGGCTGAGCGTGCAGGTGATATTCTGCCACTTGCGACACATCTTTTAGAGCGCCACTGTGTAAAACAAGGTAGTGTGGTTCCAAGCCTTACTGCACAAGCGCAGCAAAAGTTACTGGGATACAATTGGCCGGGGAATGTGCGAGAGCTCGATAATGTTATACAGCGCGCCATGATTTTAGCGAATGGTCCGCAAATTGATGCTGATGCCATTTTGCTTGAAAGTTTAGACTGGCTTGATGCATGCAGTATCCAACCAACGTACGATAACGCGACAGCACCAAGCGTAGCGCCTGTTGCACAAGCCACATCAGCGAATGGGGTTAGTCACTCAAATAATAATAGCCGTGAAGGTTTAGGGAATGAATTACGAGAGCAAGAGTTCGCAATCATTCTTGATACAATCCACGCCTGTGAAGGTCGTCGAAAAGATGTAGCTGAGCAGTTGGGTATTAGCCCACGAACATTGCGTTATAAGCTAGCTAAAATGCGTGATGCTGGAATTGAAATTCCATTGTAA
- a CDS encoding sensor histidine kinase — protein sequence MDQQESPLGSLSQQISRYKQVLDVLPAGVILLDPMGCVCEANPEAQRLLDTPLAGERWFDVIQRAFSPKEDDGHEVSLRNGRKVKLAISASDAGQLILITDMTETRLLQSRIGDMQRMSSLGRMVASLAHQVRTPLSSAMLYASNLSSPNLNEQTRERFQTKLVDRLHDLEKQVNDMLLFAKGGDNKVVAPFSLEALLNELEPMVEAQVLAQKIDFSIECDDESLLILGNANALASALSNLITNAVQIAGKGSQVSLVCRANQDQIHLSVIDNGPGIAPEMQAKILEPFFTTRQQGTGLGLAVVQMVTKAHKGHLSLVSQEGQGACFTVSLPMADVVATESDLVTQYAENTPMGDL from the coding sequence ATGGATCAACAAGAATCACCACTCGGCTCTTTGAGCCAACAGATCAGTCGCTATAAGCAAGTATTAGATGTTTTGCCTGCGGGTGTGATCTTGTTAGACCCTATGGGGTGTGTCTGTGAAGCAAACCCTGAAGCACAGCGACTATTAGATACGCCGTTAGCGGGTGAACGCTGGTTTGATGTGATACAACGTGCGTTTTCACCCAAAGAAGATGACGGACACGAAGTGTCTCTGCGTAATGGCCGTAAAGTAAAGCTAGCAATTTCAGCCTCTGATGCTGGCCAGCTTATTTTGATCACAGATATGACGGAAACCCGTTTATTGCAATCCCGCATTGGTGATATGCAGCGAATGTCCTCATTAGGCCGTATGGTTGCATCATTAGCTCACCAAGTACGTACGCCCTTGTCGAGCGCTATGTTATATGCATCGAATTTATCCTCACCTAATTTGAATGAACAAACCCGTGAGCGCTTTCAAACCAAGTTGGTAGATCGGCTACATGATCTTGAAAAACAAGTGAATGACATGCTGTTGTTTGCGAAAGGTGGTGATAATAAAGTTGTTGCGCCGTTTTCGTTAGAAGCGTTACTCAATGAGCTTGAACCTATGGTTGAAGCTCAGGTGCTAGCGCAGAAAATTGATTTTAGTATTGAATGTGATGATGAAAGCCTATTGATTCTAGGTAACGCCAATGCGCTCGCAAGTGCGTTGAGCAACCTGATAACTAACGCTGTTCAAATTGCTGGAAAAGGAAGCCAAGTCTCTTTGGTATGCCGAGCAAACCAAGATCAAATTCACCTGAGTGTGATTGATAATGGCCCTGGCATTGCACCTGAAATGCAAGCCAAAATATTAGAGCCTTTTTTCACCACTCGTCAGCAAGGCACTGGCCTTGGGCTTGCGGTCGTCCAAATGGTGACGAAAGCACATAAAGGCCATCTGTCCTTAGTATCACAAGAAGGTCAGGGGGCATGTTTCACTGTTTCATTGCCAATGGCAGACGTTGTTGCCACAGAGAGTGACCTTGTTACTCAGTACGCTGAAAATACCCCAATGGGAGATCTATAA
- the fliF gene encoding flagellar basal-body MS-ring/collar protein FliF — translation MSEQSQNHDLALAGNTSSAVVSADSDLELQNPDLEAKSASKVDGLLGNLDLLRQVILVLSVAICVSLIVMVVMWIKEPEMRPLGTYQTEELIPILDHFDQKKIAYVLDGNTIRVQSDQYASVKLELTRAGLNSAVAEGDDILLQDMGFGVSQRLEQERLKLSRERQLARAIEQIRHVRKAQILLAMPKQSVFVRHNQEATATVFLTLSSNTTLGQQEVDSIVDMVATAVPSLKPTRVTVTDQHGRLLSSGTEDPSATAKRKEYEYERKQEKALREKIDSILIPVLGLGNYTSQVDVSMDFSALEETRKKFDPSTPSTRSEYTLEDYNNGNIVAGIPGALSNQPPADASIPQDIRDLQSGNGSNNGKVHREATRNFELDTTISHKRAQTGVISRQTVSVAVDYKQVTNPETGEVTRVPVSEAELAKIRRLLMGGVGFADYRGDMLEVISVPFALPEEPVLADIPIWEHENFNTWVRWLAAALVIVVVLITLVRPAMRKLLYPNQAEDGTPLDENGLPMVTHDSDGLGLIGSDLDGSDGFDLSSSGLDLPNLHKDEDLLKAVRALVANEPDLAAQVVKTWVNEDG, via the coding sequence GTGTCTGAACAATCACAAAATCATGATCTGGCTCTCGCGGGCAACACTAGCTCAGCGGTCGTTTCAGCAGATAGTGATCTTGAACTACAAAATCCAGATTTAGAAGCGAAAAGTGCTTCCAAGGTTGACGGCTTACTCGGCAACCTCGATTTGCTACGTCAGGTGATCCTTGTCTTGTCCGTCGCTATTTGCGTTTCGCTGATTGTGATGGTCGTGATGTGGATTAAAGAGCCTGAAATGCGCCCACTTGGGACGTATCAGACAGAAGAATTGATCCCTATTCTTGATCACTTTGACCAAAAGAAAATTGCCTATGTACTCGATGGCAACACGATTCGAGTACAAAGTGATCAATACGCATCGGTGAAACTTGAGTTGACTCGTGCTGGGTTGAATAGCGCGGTGGCGGAAGGCGATGATATCTTGCTGCAAGATATGGGTTTTGGTGTTTCACAGCGTTTAGAGCAAGAGCGACTTAAATTAAGCCGTGAACGCCAGCTCGCACGAGCAATTGAGCAAATTCGCCATGTGCGCAAAGCTCAAATTTTACTTGCGATGCCGAAGCAGAGTGTATTTGTTCGCCATAACCAAGAAGCGACAGCAACAGTATTTTTGACCTTGTCATCCAATACCACGCTGGGACAGCAAGAAGTTGACTCTATTGTCGACATGGTCGCAACCGCAGTGCCTAGCCTGAAGCCAACTCGAGTGACAGTCACGGATCAGCATGGTCGTTTGCTCAGCTCAGGTACAGAAGACCCATCAGCGACGGCGAAACGTAAAGAATACGAGTATGAGCGCAAGCAAGAAAAAGCCTTGCGCGAGAAGATAGATTCTATCCTGATCCCTGTATTGGGCTTGGGTAACTACACCTCGCAAGTGGATGTGTCGATGGACTTTAGTGCGTTAGAAGAAACGCGTAAGAAGTTCGACCCTTCCACACCATCGACGCGAAGTGAATACACACTTGAAGATTACAACAACGGTAATATTGTGGCGGGAATCCCAGGGGCATTAAGTAATCAGCCACCTGCTGATGCTTCGATCCCACAAGATATCCGTGATTTACAGAGCGGTAATGGCTCGAATAACGGTAAAGTTCATCGCGAAGCAACGCGTAACTTTGAACTGGATACGACTATCAGCCACAAACGCGCTCAAACAGGGGTGATTAGCCGCCAAACTGTCTCTGTCGCTGTGGATTATAAGCAAGTTACCAACCCTGAAACCGGTGAAGTCACTCGTGTACCTGTGAGCGAAGCTGAATTGGCGAAAATACGCCGTTTGCTAATGGGCGGGGTTGGTTTTGCAGACTACCGTGGCGATATGCTTGAAGTTATTTCAGTACCTTTCGCTTTGCCTGAAGAGCCTGTATTGGCAGATATCCCGATTTGGGAACACGAAAACTTTAATACCTGGGTACGTTGGTTAGCGGCAGCTTTGGTTATCGTTGTGGTATTGATAACCTTGGTGCGTCCGGCCATGCGTAAACTCTTGTATCCAAACCAAGCTGAAGATGGCACGCCGTTGGATGAAAATGGTCTACCTATGGTCACTCATGATAGTGATGGCCTTGGTTTGATTGGATCCGATTTAGATGGTAGTGATGGCTTTGATCTTAGTAGCAGCGGACTTGATTTACCTAACCTGCATAAAGATGAAGACTTACTGAAAGCCGTGCGTGCCTTGGTTGCAAATGAACCAGACTTGGCTGCGCAGGTAGTGAAAACATGGGTAAATGAAGATGGCTGA
- a CDS encoding sigma-54 dependent transcriptional regulator → MQGLAKTLVIDDDLQHRHDLSVILNFVGEQHEAVSTGEVHSSLLDQAWGACLLGKISSPTALTKILDFLQIHHHIPVIALSTHDSEVAGLSNYVGELELPLHYPQLTDALRHCQEFLGKRSFHVPQLGRKNTLFRSMVGRSESISQVRHLTEQVSATDASVLILGESGTGKEVVARNIHYHSSRGKGPFVPVNCGAIPPDLLESELFGHEKGAFTGAIASRKGRFELADGGTLFLDEIGDMPMSMQVKLLRVLQERSFERVGGNQTIKVNVRIVAATHRNLDEMITENKFREDLYYRLNVFPIEMPALRERIEDTPLLLQELLARMEAEGAKPIHFTPRAINSLMEHDWPGNVRELANLVERLIILYPGEMVDVNHLPMKYRYSELPDFQPEDNNFLSVEDQERAALADMFASSFEDEQLDDNAGFNDLPPEGVNLKEMLAELEIDMIRQALDAQGAVVARAADMLGMRRTTLVEKMRKYGLNKAS, encoded by the coding sequence ATGCAAGGCTTAGCTAAAACTCTCGTTATTGATGACGATTTGCAGCACCGACATGACTTAAGTGTCATTTTAAATTTTGTGGGTGAACAGCATGAAGCCGTCTCAACAGGTGAAGTGCACAGTTCACTATTAGATCAAGCCTGGGGAGCGTGTTTACTTGGTAAAATTAGCTCGCCAACAGCGCTGACCAAGATTTTGGATTTCCTTCAGATTCATCATCACATACCAGTAATCGCTTTATCGACGCATGATAGCGAAGTTGCTGGCCTCTCAAATTATGTGGGTGAACTTGAACTACCGCTTCATTATCCTCAGCTGACGGATGCTTTACGTCATTGCCAAGAGTTCCTTGGTAAGCGTAGCTTTCATGTACCTCAGCTAGGCCGAAAAAATACATTATTCCGTAGCATGGTTGGTCGCAGTGAAAGCATCAGCCAAGTGCGTCATCTGACTGAACAAGTTTCAGCCACAGATGCTAGTGTTTTGATCTTGGGTGAGTCTGGTACAGGTAAAGAAGTGGTAGCACGTAACATCCACTACCACTCATCACGTGGAAAAGGGCCATTCGTACCCGTAAACTGTGGCGCAATTCCGCCTGATTTACTTGAGAGTGAATTGTTTGGCCATGAGAAGGGCGCATTCACAGGCGCGATTGCTTCACGTAAAGGTCGTTTTGAATTAGCTGACGGTGGTACTTTATTCCTTGATGAGATTGGCGATATGCCAATGTCGATGCAAGTGAAGTTGCTACGGGTGTTACAAGAGCGCAGTTTTGAGCGTGTTGGTGGTAATCAAACCATTAAAGTGAACGTTCGTATTGTGGCTGCAACACACCGTAATTTAGACGAAATGATCACCGAGAATAAGTTCCGTGAAGATCTGTATTACCGTCTGAATGTATTCCCAATCGAAATGCCAGCATTGCGTGAACGTATTGAAGATACGCCACTCTTGTTACAAGAACTGCTTGCGCGTATGGAAGCGGAAGGGGCGAAGCCTATCCACTTTACACCGCGTGCAATTAATTCATTAATGGAACATGATTGGCCAGGCAACGTACGTGAGCTTGCTAATCTGGTTGAACGCTTAATTATCCTGTACCCAGGTGAAATGGTGGATGTGAATCATCTACCCATGAAGTACCGTTATAGTGAATTACCGGACTTCCAACCAGAAGATAATAATTTCTTGTCGGTAGAAGATCAGGAACGAGCAGCACTCGCAGATATGTTTGCCTCATCTTTTGAAGATGAGCAACTTGATGACAATGCTGGGTTTAATGACCTACCACCAGAAGGTGTAAACCTAAAAGAGATGTTAGCTGAGCTTGAAATTGACATGATACGTCAAGCGCTTGACGCTCAAGGTGCAGTGGTTGCACGTGCTGCTGACATGTTAGGTATGCGTCGTACCACGCTTGTTGAAAAAATGCGCAAATACGGCTTGAATAAAGCAAGCTAG
- the fliD gene encoding flagellar filament capping protein FliD produces the protein MNIGSATASGLDINSMVNKIVDSERAPKEARINEQRGQISTTISAYGQLKSSLDVMKDMMSDFRRNDAFSARMVSVDNDEVLKPSVDADAIPGKYTIDVQQLAQSHKIVSGSFDEKDKLGAGKLSIALGGRHFNVEIPENESKVLDVVRLINRHPANTGVMASLIKDDVGTRLVLSSDKPGEDNTIKVKVDAPIASTLQKFGFNPNNELNSMSEMQAAKDSKVLIDGLAVVTSQNNVIEDAIKGVDLNLEKLTDGIDVKPVVLEVAYDRDSVRGAIEQFVQAYNQFENTSERLAKFDPQSQEKGPLVGDSIVRIANNQLRAAFSTPLEKAPESLSTLSELGIKTTLEGTLEIDYKVLDKHLDRNFSDVGEFLGGRNGFARKIEELIHAHTGITGSIRSRENSLNDQVLDLNSDQDKLNRRMDSVQKRTFDQFAAMDNAMGKMQSQFGSMMSMMPQ, from the coding sequence ATGAATATTGGTTCCGCAACGGCATCTGGCCTAGACATCAACAGCATGGTTAACAAGATTGTTGATTCTGAGCGCGCGCCGAAAGAAGCGCGGATCAATGAACAACGCGGACAAATCAGCACCACCATCAGTGCCTACGGGCAACTCAAAAGCTCGCTCGATGTCATGAAAGACATGATGTCAGACTTTCGCCGTAATGATGCTTTCTCGGCACGTATGGTCAGCGTCGATAACGATGAAGTACTTAAACCATCGGTTGATGCAGACGCTATTCCTGGCAAATACACCATTGATGTTCAGCAACTTGCGCAGTCACATAAAATTGTCTCGGGTTCATTTGACGAAAAAGACAAATTAGGTGCTGGTAAGCTTTCTATTGCTTTAGGTGGTCGGCATTTCAACGTTGAGATCCCAGAGAACGAAAGCAAAGTATTAGATGTTGTTCGCTTGATTAACCGTCATCCGGCTAACACAGGTGTTATGGCATCGCTGATTAAAGATGATGTCGGTACGCGTTTGGTACTGTCATCGGATAAGCCTGGTGAAGATAACACCATCAAAGTCAAAGTGGATGCTCCTATTGCGAGTACCTTGCAGAAGTTTGGGTTTAATCCCAATAATGAACTCAACTCCATGAGTGAAATGCAGGCTGCGAAAGACTCTAAGGTCTTAATTGATGGTTTAGCCGTTGTGACAAGTCAAAACAACGTGATTGAAGATGCAATCAAAGGGGTGGATCTCAATTTAGAAAAGCTGACCGATGGCATTGATGTAAAACCTGTTGTGCTTGAAGTTGCTTACGATCGTGACTCTGTTCGAGGTGCAATAGAGCAGTTTGTTCAAGCTTATAATCAATTTGAGAATACGTCTGAACGGCTCGCGAAATTTGATCCGCAAAGCCAAGAAAAAGGGCCGCTAGTCGGGGATAGCATAGTACGTATTGCTAATAATCAGCTCCGGGCTGCATTTTCTACCCCATTAGAAAAAGCCCCTGAGTCGCTGTCAACGCTGAGTGAGCTTGGCATCAAGACAACCCTCGAAGGGACTCTAGAAATTGATTACAAGGTGCTTGATAAGCATTTAGATAGAAACTTCAGCGATGTGGGGGAGTTTCTTGGCGGTCGAAACGGCTTTGCACGGAAAATTGAAGAGTTGATCCATGCCCACACAGGGATCACAGGCAGTATACGCAGCCGTGAAAATAGCCTGAATGACCAGGTGCTTGATCTGAATAGCGATCAAGATAAGTTGAACCGACGTATGGACAGCGTGCAAAAGCGAACCTTTGATCAGTTTGCAGCCATGGATAATGCGATGGGTAAAATGCAGAGCCAGTTTGGTTCCATGATGAGTATGATGCCGCAGTAA
- the fliG gene encoding flagellar motor switch protein FliG, whose product MADDVEKIEEKKFDVTSLSGTEKAAILLLSLSEQDAASIIRHFEPKQVQRVGGIMASMNDLSQEKLSAVHRNFLEDIQKYTSIGMGSEDFVRNALVAALGEDKANNLVDQILMGSGSRGLDSLKWMDPRQVASIILNEHPQIQTIVLSYLEPEQSAEILAQFPERVRLDLMMRIANLEEVQPAALHELNDIMEKQFAGQAGAQAAKIGGLKAAAEIMNYLDNNVEGLLMDQIRDNDEDMATQIQDLMFVFDNLAEVDDRGIQALLRDVPQELLQKALKGADDLLRDKILRNMSKRAAEMLQDDLEAMGPIRVADVESAQKEILSIARRLADAGELMLSGGGGDEFL is encoded by the coding sequence ATGGCTGATGACGTTGAAAAAATAGAAGAAAAAAAGTTTGATGTAACCAGCTTATCAGGCACTGAAAAAGCCGCGATTCTATTACTGAGTTTAAGTGAGCAAGATGCTGCGAGTATCATTCGTCACTTTGAACCGAAACAGGTGCAACGTGTTGGTGGCATCATGGCAAGTATGAACGACTTGAGCCAAGAAAAGCTATCAGCGGTGCATCGTAATTTTCTGGAAGATATTCAGAAGTACACCAGTATCGGTATGGGCAGCGAAGACTTCGTGCGCAATGCCTTGGTGGCTGCATTAGGTGAAGATAAAGCCAATAATCTAGTCGATCAGATCTTGATGGGCAGTGGTTCGCGTGGCTTGGATTCATTGAAATGGATGGATCCTCGTCAGGTTGCCAGTATCATTTTGAACGAGCACCCGCAGATCCAAACGATTGTATTATCGTACTTAGAGCCTGAGCAGTCGGCTGAAATTTTAGCTCAATTCCCAGAGCGTGTACGTCTTGATCTTATGATGCGTATCGCCAACCTTGAAGAAGTTCAGCCTGCAGCCTTGCACGAACTGAATGACATCATGGAGAAACAGTTTGCTGGTCAGGCTGGCGCACAAGCTGCGAAAATTGGCGGCCTGAAGGCAGCGGCAGAAATCATGAACTACCTCGACAACAATGTTGAAGGCTTGTTGATGGATCAAATCCGCGATAATGATGAAGATATGGCTACGCAAATCCAAGACTTGATGTTTGTATTTGATAACCTTGCAGAGGTTGACGATCGTGGTATTCAAGCCTTGCTGCGTGATGTACCACAAGAGCTACTACAAAAAGCCCTTAAAGGTGCGGATGATCTGCTACGTGATAAAATCTTACGTAACATGTCTAAACGTGCTGCAGAAATGCTGCAAGATGACCTTGAAGCTATGGGACCTATTCGTGTGGCCGACGTTGAATCTGCGCAGAAAGAAATTCTATCGATTGCACGTCGTCTTGCCGATGCGGGCGAATTGATGCTATCGGGTGGTGGCGGTGATGAGTTCTTATAA
- the fliE gene encoding flagellar hook-basal body complex protein FliE, which produces MKISGLQSEMQTMALEAQNTTRPATAQQVNADFGDLLGNAIKSVNQLQGESSALQTRFDQGDRSVSLSDVMIARNKSSVAFEATVQVRNKLVETYKEMMNMPV; this is translated from the coding sequence ATGAAAATCAGTGGTCTTCAATCTGAAATGCAAACCATGGCATTAGAAGCGCAGAACACAACACGTCCTGCCACGGCTCAGCAAGTGAATGCTGACTTTGGTGATTTACTTGGCAATGCCATTAAATCAGTGAACCAATTGCAAGGTGAGTCTAGTGCGCTACAAACGCGTTTTGATCAAGGTGATCGCAGCGTAAGTCTTTCCGATGTGATGATAGCCCGTAATAAATCCAGTGTTGCTTTTGAAGCAACCGTACAAGTACGTAACAAGCTGGTAGAAACTTACAAAGAAATGATGAACATGCCAGTTTAA
- the fliH gene encoding flagellar assembly protein FliH, producing the protein MSTDRRRGFMRVSEHQAQELERWAFPDYAEEQLAPRDNAISFDPQWEPEPLEPEEEPGPPPLTAADLDEIRQSAYEEGLSEGRTAGHSEGYELGKQEGLDAGLIEGREQGHAEGMQQGQVEIAAHVAALVKLAEQFATPLQQLDSEVEKQLVEMATSLAKELIRVEVQTNPQVILQTVREVIAELPMADRTVTLQVHPEDLEIIRDAYSDDDLEDRQWKLQAEPAMNRGDLHVQAGDSSVGFFMDDRIRQLLQQFQGVNQQHGGE; encoded by the coding sequence ATGAGTACTGATCGCCGTCGCGGCTTTATGCGCGTATCTGAGCATCAGGCACAAGAGCTAGAGCGCTGGGCTTTTCCTGATTACGCGGAAGAACAACTAGCGCCTCGCGATAATGCAATAAGCTTTGACCCGCAATGGGAACCTGAACCGTTAGAGCCAGAAGAAGAACCTGGTCCACCACCATTAACGGCGGCTGATTTAGACGAGATTCGTCAGTCAGCTTACGAGGAAGGTTTATCTGAAGGTCGTACCGCGGGTCATAGTGAAGGCTATGAACTCGGCAAGCAAGAAGGCTTAGACGCAGGTTTAATTGAAGGCCGAGAGCAAGGGCACGCTGAAGGGATGCAACAGGGACAAGTTGAAATAGCGGCTCATGTTGCTGCTTTGGTGAAACTGGCTGAACAATTCGCTACACCACTTCAACAGCTTGATAGCGAAGTTGAAAAGCAACTTGTCGAAATGGCAACGAGCTTGGCAAAAGAACTTATTCGAGTGGAAGTGCAAACTAACCCTCAAGTGATATTGCAGACCGTACGTGAAGTGATTGCAGAGTTGCCGATGGCTGATCGCACTGTCACATTGCAAGTTCACCCTGAAGATCTTGAGATTATACGTGACGCTTATAGCGATGATGATCTTGAAGATCGACAATGGAAGCTACAAGCAGAGCCTGCAATGAATCGTGGTGATCTTCATGTTCAAGCTGGCGATTCAAGTGTCGGCTTCTTTATGGACGATCGTATTCGTCAGTTATTGCAGCAATTCCAAGGTGTGAATCAGCAACATGGTGGTGAGTAA